The following are encoded in a window of Mycoplasmopsis bovis PG45 genomic DNA:
- a CDS encoding 5-formyltetrahydrofolate cyclo-ligase, translating to MNKKELRKLMIGKRKLLSFDYKSKANLIISNNVIDFINKYRFKQICIYLSTKYEVDTNHIINWCLSNSISVYVPRVLEENKMVMTKIDNTSNYQFNIFNINESTSNIMCEIDKIDCIFTPLVAFDKRLNRIGMGKGFYDRFFNENPGNYLKVGICFDEQKVEKVEIDDNDQNLDFVITERNIYE from the coding sequence ATGAATAAAAAAGAACTAAGAAAATTAATGATAGGTAAACGCAAGCTGCTATCTTTTGATTACAAGTCAAAAGCTAATTTGATTATTAGCAATAATGTTATAGATTTTATAAATAAATACAGATTCAAGCAGATCTGTATTTATTTATCAACAAAATATGAAGTTGATACAAATCATATAATTAATTGATGTTTAAGCAATAGCATTAGTGTTTATGTTCCAAGAGTCTTAGAAGAGAACAAAATGGTTATGACTAAGATTGATAATACAAGCAATTATCAATTTAATATATTTAATATCAATGAATCGACATCAAATATTATGTGTGAAATAGATAAAATTGATTGCATTTTCACACCATTAGTTGCTTTTGATAAACGCTTAAATAGAATAGGTATGGGCAAAGGATTTTATGATCGTTTTTTTAATGAGAATCCTGGGAACTATTTAAAAGTCGGAATATGTTTTGATGAACAAAAAGTTGAAAAAGTGGAAATTGATGATAACGACCAAAATCTGGATTTTGTTATTACCGAGAGAAATATTTATGAATAA
- a CDS encoding type I restriction-modification system subunit M, which produces MGNKITKEKLGSKIWDAANQLRDKLEPHEYKDYVLGLVFYKFLCEKQTNYLIKNWITSDQLKYLDSKYLDNESNFNAIVSGDAYKSDYENLVDAKKDCIDENGYFIDYSNLFSSWLENKNEFNIQKFQLAFNNFNNSVNDEHKSLFKDLFVKFERDLSKLGSDTNEQTKKISSLLDIINDIPSTNQDYDVLGYIYEYLIARFASSAGKKAGEFYTPHKVSELMSKIIAYHLKDREVIKVYDPTSGSGSLLITIGHEFKKYNNGDSPVSYYAQELKAEVFNLTRMNLIMKNISPTEIHARNGDTLEQDWPMFEDNDFSSYKHLSVDAVVSNPPYSQKWNSKEHSLDPRYVEYGIAPESKADYAFLLHDLYHVQPDGIMAIVLPHGVLFRGNSEGQIRKNLIQKQQIDAIIGLPVNMFYGTEIPTIIMILKKHRSEKDILFVDASKLYVKGDKKNEFTKSHVKKIADVVNHRIEIENFSRRVSLDEIVQNDYNLNISRYIDNFKRQEQYDLYSIMYGGISREELAKLDKFFGLFTGLKDKLFKLNDNNYYELKIPKEDINSTINGERSVTEYKDSFDKKGEKFLKFFKNFVKSVEEIEHVDLVQLESVLSDYIFENMNSIPLVDAYDIYQIFVNNLDVIKDDIELISKYYQDYDDKSIVLQEILKGEIKKNTGEGSKNPLRKYKTDIFDIEWLQEKFFSDRYWQAKDKDEEIKSLNSELKELEKSIDEEDKSDEIYNFKENKWKCNNIKKIYNNVAKEINSLDSDSLEYKLTNICMLNWKIETTKSDAKSLANFLVEESYKKYMSLNSNEFYELLIEKWIVPIIEQINKAGISVVDDFVSKIETLSEKYSDTFEDINNQIVSNERELISLLKDLKGEENDMKAIDELIKIIGGK; this is translated from the coding sequence ATGGGCAATAAAATAACTAAAGAAAAATTAGGTTCTAAGATCTGAGATGCTGCTAATCAGTTGAGAGATAAGTTAGAACCACATGAATATAAAGATTACGTTTTAGGTCTTGTTTTTTACAAATTTTTATGCGAAAAGCAAACTAATTATTTAATTAAGAACTGAATTACCAGTGATCAGCTTAAATATCTTGATAGCAAATATTTAGATAATGAATCAAATTTTAATGCTATTGTTTCTGGCGATGCTTATAAAAGCGACTATGAAAATTTAGTTGATGCAAAAAAAGATTGCATTGACGAAAATGGCTATTTTATAGACTATTCAAATTTGTTTTCATCTTGACTTGAAAACAAAAACGAATTTAATATCCAAAAGTTTCAATTAGCTTTTAATAACTTCAATAATAGTGTTAATGATGAACATAAATCATTATTTAAGGACTTATTTGTAAAGTTTGAAAGAGACTTAAGTAAGTTAGGTTCAGATACAAATGAACAGACTAAAAAAATTTCTAGTTTGTTAGACATTATTAATGATATTCCTTCAACTAACCAAGACTATGATGTTCTAGGTTATATTTATGAATATCTTATTGCTCGTTTTGCTTCATCAGCCGGCAAAAAAGCTGGTGAGTTTTATACTCCGCATAAAGTGTCAGAGTTAATGTCTAAAATTATTGCATATCATTTAAAAGATAGAGAAGTAATCAAAGTTTATGACCCAACTAGTGGCTCTGGCTCATTGCTTATAACTATTGGCCATGAGTTTAAAAAATACAATAATGGTGATAGTCCTGTTAGTTACTATGCACAAGAGTTAAAAGCTGAAGTTTTTAACTTAACTAGAATGAATCTAATAATGAAAAATATTAGCCCAACTGAAATTCACGCACGTAATGGTGATACTTTAGAACAAGACTGACCAATGTTTGAAGACAATGACTTTAGTTCATACAAACACTTATCAGTTGATGCAGTTGTTTCTAATCCACCATATTCTCAAAAGTGAAATTCTAAAGAACATAGTTTAGATCCTAGATATGTAGAGTATGGAATAGCTCCTGAGAGTAAGGCTGATTATGCTTTTCTGCTTCACGATCTTTATCATGTTCAACCTGATGGAATTATGGCTATAGTGTTGCCACATGGCGTTTTATTTAGGGGCAATTCTGAAGGACAAATACGTAAGAATTTAATTCAAAAACAACAAATAGATGCAATTATTGGTCTTCCTGTCAATATGTTTTATGGCACAGAAATTCCAACAATAATTATGATTCTGAAAAAACACAGAAGTGAAAAAGATATTTTGTTTGTTGATGCTTCAAAACTTTATGTTAAAGGAGACAAAAAAAATGAATTCACTAAGTCTCATGTTAAAAAGATTGCTGATGTAGTAAATCATAGGATTGAAATAGAGAACTTTTCACGTCGTGTATCGCTTGATGAAATTGTTCAAAATGATTACAACCTTAATATTTCTAGATACATTGATAATTTTAAGAGGCAAGAACAATATGATCTTTATTCAATTATGTATGGCGGCATAAGCAGGGAAGAATTAGCAAAGCTTGATAAGTTTTTTGGCTTATTTACAGGCTTAAAAGATAAATTGTTTAAGTTAAATGACAATAATTATTATGAACTAAAAATTCCTAAAGAAGATATTAATTCTACTATAAATGGCGAAAGAAGTGTTACTGAATACAAAGATAGTTTTGACAAAAAAGGCGAGAAATTTTTAAAATTCTTTAAAAATTTTGTTAAATCAGTTGAAGAGATTGAGCACGTTGATTTAGTACAGTTGGAATCTGTTTTAAGTGACTATATTTTTGAAAATATGAACAGCATCCCATTAGTTGACGCATATGATATTTATCAAATTTTTGTTAATAATTTAGATGTAATTAAGGATGATATTGAGCTTATTAGTAAGTATTATCAAGATTATGATGATAAAAGTATTGTCTTGCAAGAGATACTAAAAGGTGAAATTAAAAAAAATACAGGAGAAGGAAGTAAAAATCCCCTAAGAAAGTATAAGACAGACATTTTTGATATAGAGTGACTACAAGAAAAATTCTTTAGTGACCGGTATTGACAAGCAAAAGATAAAGATGAAGAAATAAAAAGTCTTAATAGTGAGCTTAAAGAATTAGAAAAGTCAATAGATGAAGAAGATAAAAGTGATGAGATATATAATTTTAAAGAAAATAAGTGAAAATGCAATAACATTAAAAAAATCTACAATAATGTTGCAAAAGAAATTAATTCTTTAGATTCTGATAGCTTAGAGTATAAGCTTACTAATATTTGCATGCTTAATTGAAAAATTGAAACTACTAAAAGTGATGCAAAAAGCCTAGCTAACTTTTTAGTAGAAGAATCATATAAGAAGTATATGAGTCTTAATAGCAATGAATTTTATGAACTTTTGATTGAAAAATGAATAGTTCCAATCATTGAACAAATTAATAAAGCAGGAATAAGTGTTGTGGATGATTTTGTTTCAAAAATAGAGACTTTATCTGAAAAATATAGCGACACTTTCGAAGATATTAATAACCAAATAGTAAGCAATGAACGTGAATTAATTAGCTTGCTAAAAGATCTTAAGGGCGAAGAGAACGATATGAAAGCTATTGATGAGCTTATCAAGATAATAGGTGGTAAGTAG